One Planctomycetaceae bacterium genomic window, CACAACGAAGAAGTCAGGAAGGTGTCGAATCTCTGATGCATGCAAAGCTGAGCCATTCGCATCAGATACTGGATGGGCTCGTCAACCACGACTTTGACAGCGTCGAGCTGGCCGCAGGTGATCTCAAAAAAATGAGCCTCGATCCACCCGATGGCTGGAAAAGAAATGATGCGGACGGCGAAGTCTACGAACACTTCCGCATGGAATTCATGCGACAGGCCGCGCAGCTGGAACGAGCAGCCCGTGAAAAGAACCTGTCCGGCGCGGCATGGTACCAACAGAATCTCACTGCGACATGCATCGAATGTCACAATTACATTCGCGATTACGATCGATAGGCTCAGAACACGGCGCGATCAACCAAACGCAGGCTGCGCCGGATGCCAACTCCGGGGTGACGACCTGCTCTGGAATGAAATGGCGGCGAGAGAATATCAGGCATCAATGCTCCGCTGAAGCCAGCAGATGTTTCTCTGTCAGACATTCAGGCACCATCATGGCCACGCGGGGAGCTCTGACGTGCTGGTGGCAGTTCGCGCAGCTTTGAACCACTTTTGAATAACCCATTGCAACTCCCATGGCATCCTGCGATTCCGCCATCCGGCTCAGGAACTCTGCCGACGCTACGAAGTCGGCGGTGTCCTGGATGTAGGTTGGACTTGCTAACTGCTTCCATGCTGCGTGTCTGCTGAGATCCATCATTTCAACAGCCTGCTCGCGCACAACGTCAAACTCGCCTGTCATCACGGCATCCAGTGCCCGCTGCGCTGACTTCAGCTTTCTTGCCATAAATTCTTCGACATCGGCAGGCTGAGGCTTCGCACCGATCGCGTCATCCCGCTGCTGTGCCGCCATCGGAACGGGCGGCAAACAGAACCAAACGGCGGGAATTATCAGGAGGGTTGCTCCAAACCAGTGCTTCTTCGTTGAATTCATGTTCAGTCCAGCTCCTTCAAGTTTGTTTGAACCCAAATGCCGATCCGGTAATCGCAATGTCAGGCTGATTGCAGATTCATGGCGGCCTTCGATCCTGCAACTAAACGCACGGCTTCCTACAGGACCAGAAAGATTGCCCAACCCCGCGTCGTTACACGGTACCAACCCATCAGGACAACAAATCCGCCTGTGCCGTCGAATGAAGTCTCAGTTCCGGAGATCGCCGGGCAAGTCTGCGATCACCGTGTTTCGAACCCATTCGTGACACTTCAGGCACGTCATCGTTGCATTGATCCATGCCAACGATGTGCCATCAATCGACTGCCTGGACGCTTTCTCCTTCATGTCTTTTACGGAGTCAACAAACTCAGTGCTGAATCGTCGGTAAAGCATGTCATTCGAAATGCGCCATTTTTCTTCATGGCTCATCTTCAGCAGGACGTCACAACCTTCTTCGACCAGCTTCAGATCGTCTGTGACTAAACCCTCGAGAATCAGATTGGAGGCGTTGAGTTTTTGCCGCATGAACTTCGAAAGCACCGGTTCCTTTTCCTGATCGTTCCTGATGCGAGCTGCCGGTAATTTCTCATCAGGCGCGGGCCGACCAGCATCACTGACAGGTTTTTCCTGACCGACAGTCCCGGATAATGTTGCAAGGACCACAAGACAAATGGTGACCCCACTTACTGCCACAACACGAATACCGCCCATAAGCTTTTCCCTGGTCGCCATCTTTCATCCCTTTCGAATTCACACCGACAAAGCTGACACGTCTCTTCAGGACGGCACACCGCCTCTGTCAAACGTTCTGACGTGCCACACGTTTTGAAACCGAGGCCGTCAGAAGACTCTATCCACGGAGCCGTGCAACTCGCTTGCCACGGACGACTAATCGAAACAAAGTCGCTGTATGCTGATTTTTTGACTGCCAACAGTCTGCCAACCCACTGCCCCTGTGCGGATATGCTCAGCAACTGATGTGCACAACGGTCAGATGAGACGGATGGTCACGCGACAGGCGAATACAATTCGTCGATATGCGAAAGCAATCGGGAGACTGAAAACGTATGGAATGGCAGAGTGAAACAGTCCATCTTACGTGGAAAAAACAGGACCTGACAAAGCGATGACACACACTGTTCACCTGGCCGAACAGGATGAACCATGGGATGAATGACGTCATTCCGGCGGTGCGAAAGCCGATCTGCTCCGACGCCAGTCGCAAAAAAATCTTTCCACGCGTGGTCGTGGTAACACCCTACCCGCTCATGAATCCGCGAAAGCCTGTACTCAGACTATTGACGGTCGTTACTATGGCATCCTGGTGCTGTCACCAGCGGCCCCTTTCGTCGGGAATTCCCCCCTGCCTCCGGAAGACTGATAATGTTATTTCAGGATCAACTTGCCCACGCTGCTCGCATCAACCGACGTGATCTGCTGCGCATTGGTGGGCCCGGGTTAATGGGACTGACCCTGCCGAAACTGTTGCAGGCGGAAGAATTGCAGCGGCTCGGTAATGGTCCCATCCCTACGGCTAAGTCCGTAATCTTTCTGTTCCAATGGGGCGGGCCCAGTCATGTTGATACGTTTGACATGAAACCATTTGCGCCGGACGGATACCGTTCAAAGTACCAGTCGATCCCCACATCCGTGCCCGGAATGCGCGTCGTGGAACACCTGCCGGAAACGGCAAAGGTGATGCATAAGATTGCTCAGATTCGCACAATGCATCATCGCATGAACAACCACAACAGCGCGGGGTACACCGCACTGACCGGAGTAGAGCCACCGATTGATGACCAGCGCCTGCGTGATTCGCTCGACCTGTTCCCATCTCTTGGTTCTGTCGTCGATAGGTTCGCTCCGACAGACAATGGTATGCCAACGTCCGTTGCCTTCCCTTACACGATCTCTGACGGATCCATCACACCAGGGCAGCGTGCAAGCTTTCTTGGCCGGCTGCATGATCCACTTTATATCGGTAACGATCCCAATGCCCCTGATTTTCAGTTACCACAGCTCAGCCTGCCTTCCGGCATTTCACTTGATCGCCTCGGTGATCGTCGGGAATTACAAAAACTGATCAACCGGCAAACAGTTTCGCTGGACGAAACCGCCGCCGCCGTCGGACTGAATTCGTACTACGAGCGCGCCGTGGGAATGCTGAATTCCACAAAGATTCGCGAAGCCTTCGATATCTCAAAAGAATCGGTTGAAACACGTGATGCGTACGGTCGAACGACATATGGGCAAAGCTGCCTGCTGGCACGTCGCCTCGTAGAATCCGGCGTAAAGTTCGTGACCGTTTATTTTGCCCGCAGCATCGGTGGTCGCAGCAAGACCGACGGTGGCTGGGACACTCACGGATTCGACGACACCCGCATGTATGAGATTCTTCCCGAATGGCACTTTCCATCCACCGATCAGACGCTGCCTGTGCTGCTGAATGATCTGGATGACCGAGGACTGCTGGAAGATACGCTGGTTCTGTGGGTGGGGGAATTCGGTCGAACTCCAAAGATCAACGCAAACATCAGCCGCGATCACTGGCCCAAATGTTACACGGCCCTCCTGGCTGGCGGTGGTGTCCGAGGAGGTGCCGTCTATGGCGAGTCTGACAAATATGGATCAGCGCCTGATCGCGATCCCGTCACCGTCGGGGACCTGGCTGCCACCGTCTATAACGCACTTGGAATAGATCACAATACCGAATTCCGTGACAACCTTAATCGACCATTGCCAATCGCTAAGGGACGCCCGGTCACGGACATCTTTGGTTAGATATCCGGACAGTTGTGCATTCAACGGAGGTCGCAGCCAAACCAATCTGTGGGAAACGGAATTGAGGGATGCACGCTTGCCCTCTTTACGAAAATGGCAAAAACTGCCTCGCCGCACCGGCAGCTTGTACCGAGAAAAACTCGTCCGGATTGGTATTTCTGATCTGACTGCCGAAGCCAGATGAATCCCCCATCTTAAGCTTCAGACCCGGATCAGACTTTTCTCCCGATTCGCTATCCCAGATGGAAACCCTTGAATGTGTTGCATCAGCGCTGCAAAGTTCCCCCAAATGCGGAGCTTGGCACTTCTGATGGTATCAGTTTCGAAAGCCTGATTTTGTGACCTCCCCCCTGCTCAACATCGTTCTATACCAGCCGGAGATCCCTCAGAACACGGGAAATATCGGCCGTACCTGCGTTGCCATCGGAGCAAAGCTCTGGATGGTTCGGCCGCTTGGATTTCGACTCGATGACAGGTACCTGAAGCGAGCGGGCATGGACTATTGGCAATATCTGGACTGGGAAGCGGTCGATTCCTGGGACGAGGTCAAAAGCCGTCTGCCCGGGGCGACTGTATGGAAACTGACCAAGACAGCATCGCGACTTGTCTGGCAGGCCGAATTCACGAGGGGAGATATCCTGCTGTTTGGCGCGGAATCCCGTGGGCTACCCGCATCAATTCTGTCAGAAGATGGGGCCAGTAACCTGAAGCTGCCCATGCACGATGTCGTCCGCAGCCTGAATCTGGCAAGTACCGTCAACACTGTCGCCTACGAAGCGGTGCGGCAGTTCGGGGGGCTGTAATGAAGCTGCCAATTCACTCACAGATTCGAAACCGCTGACATCTGCAATGATTGCCGCACGGCCTGCTGATTTCACTGTCTGTGAGAACCGGAGACTGCCGAAGAAAGGATTCCGGAAGCAGATTTGAAGCGGGGAGCTTAGATTGTTATGCTTCCACGTTCTCACCACTTTTAAGACCTCGCGTTTGGAGATTTCTGGCACATGGGTACGAAGCGAACAGGAAAAGGACGGCGAAAAATCGGGCGGAAGAAGCGACGTATGCGCGCAAAGATTCGGCACCGAAAGGGCTAGTAAGTCCATTCTCCTGAGAATTCGCTCCTCCCTGCGGGCGATTCCTTCCTGCTGCGCCAGAAAAACTTTTGTCTCAGCCAGATTCGCCCGGCCCCCCGAACGGTTGTGCCGGGCGTTTTTCTGCGCTGATCGACCGACTGCAACGTGTCGGTCATGACGACTGTGACAAACAACCGAATGTGACCAACTTTCCGGTCCGGGATTTTACGGATTCTGAGTGACTTGACACTGCCGGGCTCTGACTGAATCCTAGTGTTGGAATGTCCCTGTTGCATTTCTGCAACACGACTCCATCACAGAGGAGACTGCTCGTGGTCACAACTTCCCACCGATTATCCCGCTGGCTGGCCCCCCTTGCCTGCCTGGCAACAACCGTTGCTTTTTCACGCTCGATAATCACTGCCGACGAATTCTCGTCCCCATCCACTCAGAAGATTGCTCAACAGATTCAGCAGCAGCAGCAGGCGAAACAAGCTGCCGAAAAGCAGATTGCCCTCAAGAAGGCGGCAATCGATGTGACTCGCAAACGAATCGCCGAGCTTCAAAAGATGCTCGATGAATCCGCCGCGCGG contains:
- a CDS encoding DUF1501 domain-containing protein → MLFQDQLAHAARINRRDLLRIGGPGLMGLTLPKLLQAEELQRLGNGPIPTAKSVIFLFQWGGPSHVDTFDMKPFAPDGYRSKYQSIPTSVPGMRVVEHLPETAKVMHKIAQIRTMHHRMNNHNSAGYTALTGVEPPIDDQRLRDSLDLFPSLGSVVDRFAPTDNGMPTSVAFPYTISDGSITPGQRASFLGRLHDPLYIGNDPNAPDFQLPQLSLPSGISLDRLGDRRELQKLINRQTVSLDETAAAVGLNSYYERAVGMLNSTKIREAFDISKESVETRDAYGRTTYGQSCLLARRLVESGVKFVTVYFARSIGGRSKTDGGWDTHGFDDTRMYEILPEWHFPSTDQTLPVLLNDLDDRGLLEDTLVLWVGEFGRTPKINANISRDHWPKCYTALLAGGGVRGGAVYGESDKYGSAPDRDPVTVGDLAATVYNALGIDHNTEFRDNLNRPLPIAKGRPVTDIFG
- a CDS encoding tRNA (cytidine(34)-2'-O)-methyltransferase, with protein sequence MTSPLLNIVLYQPEIPQNTGNIGRTCVAIGAKLWMVRPLGFRLDDRYLKRAGMDYWQYLDWEAVDSWDEVKSRLPGATVWKLTKTASRLVWQAEFTRGDILLFGAESRGLPASILSEDGASNLKLPMHDVVRSLNLASTVNTVAYEAVRQFGGL